CATTTTTGTTTGTTCGTCTTGTAAAGAATGGAGAACAGTTCTACAAGAATGAAACAAAAATACTTCTCCATTGATCCATCCACCCCCTTTCATTTCCATTTACTATCCCTTCTCttgaaaacgaacgaacaaacaACGGAAAACTAATTTACAATTGTATTCTCCTTCAAACAAAAAAGAGCCTAAAGAGTTAAATTGCAAATTTCTTAATCAGAAAATTTGAacaatttattttttaccacctcgaAAATATTGGAAAGATCAAAGAACAAGTTACACAAGATGTTGAGAGACCTTTAGGAAATTCGCCGTAAGCTCACAAGTTTCAAGCACGAACCTGTATGATTTGGCTACTAACAACAGCTCACGCCGAAATTGTGAAGAACGATGAGAGCTGAAGCACGCATCCCTAGGCTAGGTTGTAGCAACTTTATCATGAAGAGTCATTACCAGATCATGTGCACCATCCAAGAGTTTCCAAATATCAAGATGTCCAGCCATATTATTACACTCCCTCAATATTTCATCCATACTACTGTACTTCTCTATAATCTGTTTTCTTCTCTGCAATACAGAAGCAGCAATGGCATACAGCAGCAAATCCTCTGTTGGTGGGGCCCGTTGTCTTATTACACGCCACGCAGATTTGCCAACCCCGGCCCGAAGTGCAGCTTGATCAGCCCACATCACCTCCCACAAGCAAAGTGTCTGCTCAAAATTCAGCTCCCTCCTAAACAGAACAACCACCATCCTGTAAACAAAGAAACAGTCCTCTGCTTGGAGCTTTACCAAATGTTTATAAAGGTGTGAGTCCTTGTGTTTTATGATTTTGGCCACGGTATTAAGTTGCCGACGAATTCCCACCTCATCGAGCCTGAAGTTATGCCGAGCCTTCTTCATAAACCCCACAAAACACCAGAATGCCATATGGTCTTCCTCTATTACTGAGATTATCGGGGAAAGAAGATCACTCATACCTTGACAGTAACCAATTTCAGAGTCATAGATGGCATAGGCTTCAAGTATTGCTACCAATCGAGCAGCATGGTAAATTCTGCATGGCTCAAGGTGATCATAGTCTTTAAGACCTACAGCTTCAGCAGAACGACATGCCCGGTCTTCTGATACTGCAGCCTGGGAAGGAGAATAGGGAGTCCATTCTGCATTGGCCCGCACAGCATCAAGACGAATTATACGCTGCCAACTGGCAAAATCTTCAGTTCGACAGACATTAGACTGTGGATTTGTCTTAGGCGGGGAAAGATCTCCCTTTGAAGCAACATCAACATCATTCTCTTCGTCAGATAGAGGAGAAGAAGCTTCGTCAAATTGTTCATCTTCAGATGACCCCATGTCAGATGAATCGCTGCAGATTACAGAAGGACTAGAACTCGTGACTCGCCGGGAGCTACTACTCCTATCCAATACTGAGCTAGATTGATTTTCTGAAAACTCAAGATCAGAACTTCCCTTCTCACTGGATAGGGACTCTCGAGCACTGACCACATCTTCTGAGGCAGGTGAACTGGGTTCTGAATAGGGACTCTCACTGCTCCCGTTGCTATTCAGTCTTGAATTCTCATCAGTTTGTTTTAATAGTCGTCGACTCTGCCTCCTAAGTTTTTCATACTCCTTTCTGAATACACAAACACCAATATAAAAATCTTTAAATGTGGGAAACTAACTAATGAATTTCATGAAGGCTGCTCGAATACAACAAGGAACAACATCGCTGTAGACATCCATGTTACCTGTTCTTGTTTCTGATAACATCTCTTTCTTCTTTGGTACTTTTCAAGTCATAGCTGTTGAGAcaaaacaaattaataatcaAAAAGGTTTCTACCAAAAAAAACCACCAATTTGATCGGAGCAAAGCACAACTATAACAGGGAAATGCACAAAAAGGTACGGAGTAATATGAACTTAAAAGCTATGCATGAGAAAACCCAGATTATAAATAAAATACAGAAacagcattcacaaagctcagcaAACTGAGAAATTGATAATACGTTTAAATCTAAACAATTGCCACATGGCCACAAAAGTTGACAGCGGTGCGCCTGGTGAAAATTTCTTTTCTCATGATATACCAAGCGGAATGGAGGGTCCTACCCACCACTGAGTTACTAAGGTTAAGGTCTTCATCCCATAATGAGGTCTTTTCGGAATGCCATGATCTCTTTTAATGGAGTTCATCTCAGCAacaaaatctctcttgcatgaAAAAATTATACTTCGTACTTCCCTAAGATATTATCAAATCCGGAAATAGTATAAAATTAACCTGTATAAGGTAATTCGTAAAACGAAGAAGCCCTTTGGGGCACCACAACAAGTAGATGATGTACAAAAACAACATATGATTGAAAGAAGATGATTGAACAAGATGGAAGCCATGGACACAAAATCGAACTTTAACCAAGACTAGCTGGGGAAAAAAACaacaatttcatgtttaaaaGGAAATATGTTGTTGAAAATGTCCAGATATCTCGAgcagaacaattttttttttactacctTATCATTTCTACGACGGTAAAAATTGGCAGCAAAAGGCACCAGGTCTTTGCAGCTATAAAATTTGAGAATAACACAATTAAGGAATCGCCAAGGACGAAATTACAGAAGACTTCTACTCGGCAAACAGTCTATTTTAAGTAGGACATAAAGGGAAAATTCAGTTGCTATTATTCTCAACACACCTCATCCACTtctaacccaaaaaaaaaaaaaaaaaactgacacCTATTCATCAAAACTATGATGAGTTACGAGCAGAAGTTTCTACCTCAGACATACAATTTCAGGTCTGACTCTCAGTGGACCAAAATAATGTATAATCCAAACACCTGAAACACAAATGAAGGTCATTTTTTATTATCTCAGTCTTTTTACCACTTGCTCTTAGTCTCTTATTCTAACTCTCCTGATTTGTAAATCAAGCAAGGAAGTCACATTACCAACCTTCAGTCCCAATCCCATTCATTATTCCTCAGAGCTTTCCATAAAGTGCAGTACCCCAATTTTTAATGTATGGCAGTAAGTCAATACACATACACATAACATTGGAAGTTAGCCAGGCCAGTATGCTTCATATTTCCGCAATCAAAACAGCTGATAATTCAGTTAAACAATTTCTAGGCTGCCAATCCAATTGTCTTCTCCAGAATTTAAAATGTATAGTGAACAACAATACTTGCAGAAATGAAATCTGTAACTTGTTTGTTCTAACACGAGTTTATAATTTCTCCACAGCCATGTAGTTAAAAAAGAACTATAGATTGACACCATAAACACTTCAACATCTTTCAATTACTTTGAAGAGAAGTATCATATTTTTCTGTACACACTTCAACAGCCATGGCTCATCCATGTTTGCGGGAAAAATGGATAATCAAATATGCTACCTAAGAGAATGGCGAAACCAAATTAGGCGTTCACAAAGGATACCCTACCACTACTATCAgttctatatttttaaaattgaaattgaGAAGAAAACAAAAGAGCAAAGGGGTACTGAATTACTAAGCAAAGGCATGACAAGAGAAAAGGTATAACTATCATTGCCTGAGCCATGGCAAGTTTCACAAATCACAACTGCATGTCTACTACGttcatccaaaatccaaaggTAAATGCAGCAGAATTCTCCAGAAATAGATATTTTAAAACTAGAACGCACAAAAAAATGCCAAGAAACAATGAGTGTCTTCCCTTTCTCAATCGCAGATGAAGTGGACAATTAACAAACAGCTGTAACATCAGTTGTGCAAAAAAATAAGTCGACAAGCTGTGGAAGAGACATATAAGTTTTCTGTACTTACACGCCAAGAAGGAAAGGCCAAACCTCTGATCTGATGCTTGGATCAATACCCTACATCAAGAAATTAGATGTACATTGAGAAACATGATATTGGGGTGAAAAAAAGGCATTACAATATTCAACTTCAAATTATTCTAATAACTAAAGTACAATAACATTTCTCGACCCCAGAATATCCTCAAACTTCTTTCAATCAGTACGATGAGAACGAAGAGACTAGCACTAACAAAtttaaaagaaaacaaaaggaTTTTTCAATTGGCTAAAGAGACCAATCCTAAAGAGCCCAAGGGGGaatagaataaaaaaataaagtggTACGCCACACccaaagagaagaagaaaacaAACAACTACATGGAAAGCACAAGCCGttcagaataaataaaatttaatactTAATTTTCCAGTTCATAGACTTCCTACCAATTAAGAAAAAAGTAATTTTAGCCAAAGAAATGTCAGATAAGGACATGAATAAGCCCCAGAAAATAGATCACAATATTGGGACTTACAGGTGGTAAAAGGAGATCTAGGAGTTCTTATTTTAAAAATCATATGCAGTGCATGAAAATACGTAAAGCTCATGTACAGTAACTTACTCCACTTCGAACTTTCTTCAAAAGCTTTATTCCACCATCATGAAGCTTTCCATCTGGTGTAAATGAATTTCTCCATTGTCGTAGTGTGAGGGCATGTTTCCTTTTCTTGCGAGACCATGGTGACTTAAGATGGCCACtgacaaataaaaaatacataCTTCATTCATCATCAAAGAGAATATATAGGTCAAACTTCttagaaagcaataaaaaagaacataaattattaaaatcaacataATTTCCCACTGCTAAGACATGCATAATTGCATATGCAGCATAACATTCCAGATTTCATGATATTGACAACCTATCACACACATTATGTTTCCCAACTTCCAAGCATCATATCAATTACAGGAGTTTGACACTGACTTCTTATTTTATCTACTGTTTGTCCATAAAACACAGCacacaaaataaattaaacaaatatttattaaacaAATATTGGTACCCATTTCCATATCTGCATCTTTCCCATTTGAAAGGAATAGGTGGAGAAGTAacaatacaaaaataaatttatacactACCTCTTCCATTTAACACACTGTATTGCAACCACCCTCCCCCGCACCCCCTATGAAGAATAAATCGAAACGTTGAAGATGACAAGACGTGCGCGTGAATTTGGTCTACTGCATTCGAGTTATTAGTGGTCTAGTTTAAGCAAGTGGGTTGAAAACTACTTGTCCTTATCCATTCCAAACAACATATGTATTGCATTCCTAGAAACACTGCATCACACACTTCAGAGCCTCATCACCCTTCCAAGTCAGCACCTCCCATCTTCTAAGTTATTAAACCGCTAAACTAATTTCGGATATTCCCTAGTATCTGCTACTCGAAAATATCCTCGTTTAAAATACCAATGCACAAATGAAACCCCAAAAGGACTATAAACCCCAAAATCACACAGATACTCAAAAATGTATTGTAGAATTCTTAAAGAACGGGAAAGAAAACGAATTTTACAAACCATAGCGGAAAACTACACTAATTAATACCCAAGTACAATCCAAGCAAAGGCCAGACTATTCCCTGAAACATCGCTCCTATGTCTGAAAATAATTGCCACATTCCTCCAACCTCTCGTAAGTCGTAATTAGGAGCATGACAATTGGATCATTCCTACACTATTACTGTCACTGAAATAACTCCTGAACATGCTTCCTGACATAGACCATTACTAATCTAACAAGGATGACAGACCTTTCCCGAACATCCCAAAAAGTAGTTAATTTATAACTATTACTTCAGGACGGAGCGAATAGCTCCCACTACTTGTATGTCATGATTGTACAAAAGTTACAGCCATTAGAGTTCAAAAGAACAACTAGCAAACTAAAATTAAGCAGGAAACTGGGGTTCCtaagaaaatgagagaaaaacgGAAGTTTTTAGAGGGGAATAAGGAAACTCACCGATGGGAAGAAGAAGATGCCGGTGAGGAAGAAGCAACAACGAATAAAGCTGACCGCAAATGAACCCAAGACGACGATAACGGCGacgatgatgatggtgatgatgatgatggtagtgaataatgatgttttatcgaATTAGATGATGATGGGGATGATTTCGACGATGAAGATGGAGAAGGTGAACAAGTGTGACTTCTTCTTAGAGCTTTCATCTACTATAAATTTACAAAAATCCTGAAAATTTCCCTAATTTCTAACcgaaccctaaccctaacctCCCCCtagaaaagaaaaatcaaattaatttttgAGGGTCTTCTTAAACAGAAATCACAAACTAAATCTAGGGTTCATAGTAATCAAATTAcacaaattaaaaagaaaaatcaaaaaaatgggGGAGGTTTTATTAGAGTAATTGGTTTACCTACGAGTATAAGCAATGGCGGCAAATACAGCGATACCAGCAACGGCAGTGAAAgcaacagctacagcagcagcGCCACCGCCATTTTGGCCGCCGCCGCCACCGCTGCTTAAGAACAAGAAGATTCCACCTATGCTTCTGTATAAGCTCGAAGATGGAACGACGTTAAGCatcggaggagagagaaaacgtgTAATAATGAATACAAGATAAAAATGGCGGATTTTCTACAAAAGTTTTTGCAGTGATTTcgattatgatgatgatgaagatgacGAAAAAATCGAgtttctctctccaaaaacccaattattttttttggctttttctcTCAAGAGAGAGAGTGGGAATGAAGGAAATGGAAAGTGAGAAGGGATCAAAGGGAGACTTGAGAGATTCTTgggtgaagagagagaaagtaaggtGGTGGTTAAAAGTGGTTATTGCTCCCTAATTTTATTTCTAATTATGGAATTCTAATGAACAAGTCTAGTTATATATACTTATGCTATGGTACGACCTTACTTGAACACGACCTGTTTTATACTTTTATAGACTCGCACCTTGACGTAAATTTGTATTACGCACTAGTAGTAGAAAAATGCTTCTTTTTTTCTCTTACTATGATGGAGTTGGAGTACCAATTACTTGTAGATACACCATAGATGAATCAATCACATGTGAGAAGGAAAAATGAGGTTGACTTACAAGTTTGAGAATATGTATTCACATGCAAGGAGGATTCTGTTCATgagtgattgaattttgttttttCTATGTTTATCGATGGATACTTTGATATCTTTTGTTGTTTCTCTTTGATATCGATGGATACTTTGATATCTTTTGTTGTTTTTCTTTGATATCGATGTGGCTTACTGTTTCTTCAAAAGTTGAT
This genomic stretch from Spinacia oleracea cultivar Varoflay chromosome 3, BTI_SOV_V1, whole genome shotgun sequence harbors:
- the LOC110783176 gene encoding rab GTPase-activating protein 22 isoform X1, coding for MKALRRSHTCSPSPSSSSKSSPSSSNSIKHHYSLPSSSSPSSSSPLSSSWVHLRSALFVVASSSPASSSSHRGHLKSPWSRKKRKHALTLRQWRNSFTPDGKLHDGGIKLLKKVRSGGIDPSIRSEVWPFLLGVYDLKSTKEERDVIRNKNRKEYEKLRRQSRRLLKQTDENSRLNSNGSSESPYSEPSSPASEDVVSARESLSSEKGSSDLEFSENQSSSVLDRSSSSRRVTSSSPSVICSDSSDMGSSEDEQFDEASSPLSDEENDVDVASKGDLSPPKTNPQSNVCRTEDFASWQRIIRLDAVRANAEWTPYSPSQAAVSEDRACRSAEAVGLKDYDHLEPCRIYHAARLVAILEAYAIYDSEIGYCQGMSDLLSPIISVIEEDHMAFWCFVGFMKKARHNFRLDEVGIRRQLNTVAKIIKHKDSHLYKHLVKLQAEDCFFVYRMVVVLFRRELNFEQTLCLWEVMWADQAALRAGVGKSAWRVIRQRAPPTEDLLLYAIAASVLQRRKQIIEKYSSMDEILRECNNMAGHLDIWKLLDGAHDLVMTLHDKVATT
- the LOC110783176 gene encoding rab GTPase-activating protein 22 isoform X2 — encoded protein: MLNVVPSSSLYRSIGGIFLFLSSGGGGGQNGGGAAAVAVAFTAVAGIAVFAAIAYTRSGHLKSPWSRKKRKHALTLRQWRNSFTPDGKLHDGGIKLLKKVRSGGIDPSIRSEVWPFLLGVYDLKSTKEERDVIRNKNRKEYEKLRRQSRRLLKQTDENSRLNSNGSSESPYSEPSSPASEDVVSARESLSSEKGSSDLEFSENQSSSVLDRSSSSRRVTSSSPSVICSDSSDMGSSEDEQFDEASSPLSDEENDVDVASKGDLSPPKTNPQSNVCRTEDFASWQRIIRLDAVRANAEWTPYSPSQAAVSEDRACRSAEAVGLKDYDHLEPCRIYHAARLVAILEAYAIYDSEIGYCQGMSDLLSPIISVIEEDHMAFWCFVGFMKKARHNFRLDEVGIRRQLNTVAKIIKHKDSHLYKHLVKLQAEDCFFVYRMVVVLFRRELNFEQTLCLWEVMWADQAALRAGVGKSAWRVIRQRAPPTEDLLLYAIAASVLQRRKQIIEKYSSMDEILRECNNMAGHLDIWKLLDGAHDLVMTLHDKVATT
- the LOC110783176 gene encoding rab GTPase-activating protein 22 isoform X3, coding for MNGIGTEGVWIIHYFGPLRVRPEIVCLSYDLKSTKEERDVIRNKNRKEYEKLRRQSRRLLKQTDENSRLNSNGSSESPYSEPSSPASEDVVSARESLSSEKGSSDLEFSENQSSSVLDRSSSSRRVTSSSPSVICSDSSDMGSSEDEQFDEASSPLSDEENDVDVASKGDLSPPKTNPQSNVCRTEDFASWQRIIRLDAVRANAEWTPYSPSQAAVSEDRACRSAEAVGLKDYDHLEPCRIYHAARLVAILEAYAIYDSEIGYCQGMSDLLSPIISVIEEDHMAFWCFVGFMKKARHNFRLDEVGIRRQLNTVAKIIKHKDSHLYKHLVKLQAEDCFFVYRMVVVLFRRELNFEQTLCLWEVMWADQAALRAGVGKSAWRVIRQRAPPTEDLLLYAIAASVLQRRKQIIEKYSSMDEILRECNNMAGHLDIWKLLDGAHDLVMTLHDKVATT